From the genome of Mixophyes fleayi isolate aMixFle1 chromosome 2, aMixFle1.hap1, whole genome shotgun sequence, one region includes:
- the KCTD12 gene encoding BTB/POZ domain-containing protein KCTD12, translated as MALPDNARGLPNGGGGGGSCTGGKLLDPLFPEIVELNVGGQVYVTRHTTLVSVPDSLLWRMFSQQKPGELARDSKGRFFLDRDGFLFRYILDYLRDLQLVLPDYFPERSRLQREAEHFQLPELVKRLNPLRISKDSSIGGEDPPLLLTPATIQDSELETAVIPASPSPAAGVPSPTLDPYRFNASSSCSPASVPRLTPSQSLEGKRSGYITVGYRGSYTIGREAQADAKFRRVARITVCGKTSLAKEVFGETLNESRDPDRPPERYTSRYYLKFNFLEQAFDKLSEAGFHMVACSSTGTCAFASNDQSEDKVWTSYTEYVFCRD; from the coding sequence ATGGCTTTACCGGACAACGCACGTGGACTCCCCAATGGGGGTGGTGGAGGTGGCAGTTGCACAGGAGGCAAACTCTTGGATCCTTTGTTCCCAGAAATAGTGGAGCTAAATGTTGGGGGACAGGTTTATGTGACCCGACACACAACTCTTGTGTCTGTTCCAGACTCTCTGCTCTGGCGTATGTTTTCCCAACAGAAACCAGGAGAGCTGGCTCGGGACAGTAAGGGACGTTTCTTCCTTGACCGGGATGGTTTCTTATTTCGTTATATTTTGGATTATCTACGAGACTTGCAGCTTGTTTTGCCAGATTACTTTCCAGAAAGAAGTCGGCTACAAAGAGAAGCTGAGCACTTTCAGCTGCCTGAACTAGTGAAGCGTCTGAATCCTCTGCGTATCAGCAAGGACAGCTCGATAGGGGGAGAAGATCCACCTTTACTTCTTACCCCAGCAACAATTCAAGATTCCGAACTAGAAACAGCAGTCATTCCTGCCTCACCTTCTCCTGCAGCTGGGGTGCCCTCCCCAACATTAGATCCATATCGTTTCAATGCCTCCTCTTCCTGCAGCCCTGCCTCGGTCCCTCGACTCACTCCTTCCCAGTCCCTGGAAGGCAAGAGATCTGGATACATAACAGTTGGCTATCGAGGTTCTTATACTATAGGACGTGAAGCACAAGCTGATGCAAAGTTCCGAAGAGTTGCCCGTATAACGGTCTGTGGCAAAACTTCCCTGGCTAAAGAAGTTTTTGGAGAAACCTTAAATGAAAGTCGAGATCCTGATAGACCTCCCGAGAGGTACACTTCCAGGTACTACCTCAAGTTTAACTTTCTGGAGCAAGCTTTTGACAAGTTGTCTGAAGCTGGCTTTCACATGGTGGCATGCAGTTCCACTGGAACATGCGCATTTGCCAGCAATGACCAGAGTGAGGACAAAGTGTGGACCAGCTACACTGAGTATGTCTTTTGCAGAGACTGA